The following coding sequences lie in one Natrarchaeobius halalkaliphilus genomic window:
- a CDS encoding valine--tRNA ligase → MSPTRIHRSTSSRSYDRPITRPTETDAQPMPTPGGETMSTDAPDRDDVDQTEREPTLEGSYDPEEIESRWQRRWVDDETYAYERDSERDPNTVYAIDTPPPTVSGSLHMGHLYGHTLQDFAARFQRMYDGDVLFPFGYDDNGIASERLTESELDIRHQDYERREFQTLCREVCSQYEAEFTEKMQSLGTSIDWNSTYKTIEPRVQRISQLSFLDLYEKGREYRKKAPAIWCPDCETAISQVEMEDDERGSHFNDIAFGVAGEHPSREEFVISTTRPELIPACVSVFVHPDDDENQDLVGERAKVPLFGHEVPIIADERVDMEKGSGIVMCCTFGDQKDIEWYQAHDLPLRVAIDESATMTDLADDYEGLSTEAARTAIVEDLEDEGSLRDRWEITHAVGVHERCDTPVEFRVSKQWYVEILDHKDEYLEAGEAMEWYPEKMFTRYRHWIEGLEWDWLISRQRDSGIPFPVWYCEECDHPIMADREDLPVDPLSDEPPVDACPVCGHGGFEPEEDVFDTWATSSLTPLINAGWDWDDEVEEFAMDSPELYPFDLRPQGHDIISFWLFHTIVKCYEHTGEVPFDATLINGHVLDENREKMSKSRGNVVAPDDVLAEYPVDAVRFWAASAAVGDDFPYQEKDLRAGEKLLRKLWNASKLVDSLAPVEPDEPDELEAIDRWLLAELDDATDELTANFENYEFAKARDRLRTFFWNTFCDDYLEIAKGREDNPSTQYALRTAHRAFLELWAPFLPHVTEEIWQAVYATDGASRDDAIDSVHTRDWPDPQGYEADLEAGETGMEVISALRRYKSENQLPLNEDLESVAVYGSIEGFEDAIQQVMHVQHLDLLDEEPEVTTDIASIDLDYSTLGPRFGSKVGEIDAGIERGEYEIDEDADVLRVAGEELEDDLFAVELERSYSGEGEMLETESAVIVVE, encoded by the coding sequence TTGTCACCGACCAGAATTCACCGATCAACGTCCAGTCGCAGCTATGACCGACCGATCACACGACCGACCGAGACAGACGCACAGCCGATGCCCACGCCGGGCGGTGAGACTATGAGCACGGACGCACCCGACCGAGACGACGTCGACCAAACCGAACGAGAACCGACGCTCGAGGGATCGTACGATCCCGAGGAGATCGAATCGCGCTGGCAACGGCGCTGGGTCGACGACGAAACCTACGCCTACGAGCGCGATTCCGAGCGGGATCCGAACACCGTCTACGCGATCGATACGCCGCCGCCGACGGTCTCGGGAAGCCTGCACATGGGCCACCTCTACGGCCATACGCTCCAGGACTTCGCCGCGCGTTTCCAGCGAATGTACGACGGCGACGTCCTCTTTCCGTTCGGCTACGACGACAACGGAATCGCCTCCGAGCGCCTGACCGAGAGCGAACTGGACATCCGTCACCAGGACTACGAGCGCAGGGAGTTCCAGACGCTGTGCCGAGAGGTCTGTTCGCAGTACGAAGCGGAGTTCACCGAGAAGATGCAGTCGCTTGGCACCTCGATCGACTGGAACAGCACCTACAAGACGATCGAACCCCGCGTCCAGCGGATCTCACAGCTTTCGTTTCTGGATCTCTACGAGAAGGGGCGCGAGTACCGCAAGAAAGCGCCCGCGATCTGGTGTCCGGACTGTGAAACGGCTATCTCGCAGGTGGAGATGGAAGACGACGAGCGTGGCTCGCACTTCAACGACATCGCGTTCGGAGTCGCGGGCGAACATCCGTCGCGAGAGGAGTTCGTCATCTCCACGACGCGACCGGAGCTCATTCCCGCTTGCGTCTCCGTTTTCGTCCATCCCGACGACGACGAGAATCAGGACCTCGTCGGTGAACGCGCCAAGGTTCCGCTCTTCGGTCACGAGGTGCCGATCATCGCTGACGAGCGCGTCGACATGGAGAAAGGAAGCGGGATCGTCATGTGCTGTACCTTCGGTGACCAAAAGGACATCGAGTGGTACCAGGCACACGACCTTCCACTTCGCGTCGCGATCGACGAATCCGCGACGATGACCGACCTCGCCGACGACTACGAGGGGCTCTCGACCGAGGCGGCGCGCACGGCTATCGTCGAGGATCTCGAAGACGAGGGCTCCCTCCGGGATCGGTGGGAGATTACCCACGCAGTCGGCGTTCACGAACGCTGTGATACGCCCGTCGAATTCCGCGTCTCCAAGCAGTGGTACGTCGAGATCTTGGATCACAAAGACGAGTATCTCGAGGCCGGCGAGGCGATGGAGTGGTATCCCGAGAAGATGTTTACTCGGTATCGCCACTGGATCGAAGGCCTCGAGTGGGACTGGCTCATCTCCCGACAGCGCGATTCGGGAATCCCGTTCCCGGTCTGGTACTGCGAAGAGTGTGACCATCCGATCATGGCCGATCGGGAGGATCTCCCAGTCGATCCGCTTTCGGACGAGCCGCCGGTCGATGCCTGCCCGGTGTGTGGACACGGCGGATTCGAACCCGAAGAGGACGTCTTCGATACGTGGGCGACCTCCTCGCTGACGCCGCTGATCAACGCCGGCTGGGACTGGGACGACGAGGTCGAGGAGTTCGCGATGGACAGCCCGGAGCTGTATCCCTTCGACCTCCGACCACAGGGTCACGATATCATCTCGTTCTGGCTGTTCCACACCATCGTCAAGTGCTACGAACACACCGGAGAGGTACCGTTCGACGCGACGCTGATCAACGGCCACGTTCTGGACGAAAACCGTGAGAAAATGTCCAAATCACGCGGTAACGTCGTCGCACCCGACGACGTCCTCGCGGAGTACCCCGTCGATGCCGTGCGTTTCTGGGCCGCGAGCGCGGCCGTTGGTGACGACTTCCCCTACCAGGAAAAGGATCTGCGAGCGGGCGAGAAGCTCCTTCGAAAGCTCTGGAACGCGTCGAAACTCGTCGACAGCCTCGCGCCGGTCGAGCCCGACGAACCCGACGAGCTCGAGGCCATCGACCGCTGGCTCCTCGCGGAACTCGACGACGCGACCGACGAGTTGACGGCTAACTTCGAGAACTACGAGTTCGCGAAGGCTCGCGATCGCCTGCGTACGTTCTTCTGGAACACGTTCTGTGACGACTACCTCGAGATCGCCAAGGGTCGAGAGGACAATCCCTCGACGCAGTACGCGCTTCGGACGGCACACCGGGCGTTCCTCGAGCTGTGGGCGCCGTTTTTGCCACACGTCACCGAGGAGATCTGGCAGGCCGTCTACGCCACGGACGGGGCGAGCCGCGACGACGCGATCGACAGCGTTCACACCCGCGATTGGCCCGATCCGCAGGGATACGAGGCCGACCTCGAGGCCGGCGAGACCGGGATGGAGGTCATCTCTGCGCTCCGACGCTACAAGAGCGAAAACCAGCTGCCGCTGAACGAGGACCTCGAATCCGTCGCCGTCTACGGTTCCATCGAGGGCTTCGAGGACGCGATCCAGCAGGTGATGCACGTCCAGCACCTCGACCTCCTCGACGAGGAGCCGGAAGTGACGACCGATATCGCCTCGATCGATCTCGATTACTCGACGCTCGGACCGCGGTTCGGCTCGAAAGTCGGCGAGATCGACGCCGGTATCGAACGCGGCGAGTACGAGATCGACGAGGACGCGGACGTGTTGCGAGTCGCCGGTGAGGAACTCGAGGACGACCTCTTCGCCGTCGAACTCGAACGGTCGTACTCCGGCGAAGGCGAGATGCTCGAAACCGAGTCGGCGGTTATCGTCGTCGAGTAA
- a CDS encoding DUF1405 domain-containing protein, which produces MSVVTELPARDPLPRYLAPVPKALEDLGLRLAWVVVAINLAGTAFGFWYYSGQFARTPAVMWPWVPDSPMATLLIALAIASWKLGYEQPWLTALAFFGNIILGLWTPYTLLVFYETYATQTHPVMYQFLFWSHLGMVVQALVLHRITDFSIHAVAVAALWYTSNLIVDYFVPVVGEPHHTTIPVARDTAMFLGADALGVIAAGEVTFTLLALFLALSTRAKTYEIALERARTS; this is translated from the coding sequence ATGTCCGTGGTGACTGAGTTGCCCGCTCGAGATCCGTTGCCGAGATACCTCGCGCCAGTCCCGAAGGCGCTCGAGGACCTCGGGTTGCGACTCGCCTGGGTGGTGGTGGCGATCAACCTCGCGGGGACGGCCTTCGGGTTCTGGTACTACTCCGGACAGTTCGCTCGGACGCCCGCGGTGATGTGGCCGTGGGTTCCCGACAGCCCGATGGCGACGCTGTTGATCGCGCTCGCGATCGCCAGCTGGAAGCTGGGGTACGAACAGCCATGGTTGACGGCGCTCGCGTTCTTTGGAAACATCATCCTCGGGCTCTGGACGCCGTACACGTTGCTGGTGTTTTATGAAACCTACGCGACTCAGACGCATCCGGTGATGTATCAGTTCCTCTTCTGGAGTCACCTCGGGATGGTCGTCCAGGCTCTCGTCCTTCACCGAATCACCGACTTCTCGATCCACGCCGTCGCCGTCGCCGCGCTCTGGTATACGAGCAACCTGATCGTCGACTACTTCGTTCCGGTCGTCGGTGAACCACACCACACGACGATCCCGGTCGCCCGCGACACCGCGATGTTCCTCGGCGCGGACGCACTCGGCGTCATCGCCGCCGGCGAAGTGACGTTTACGCTCCTCGCGCTCTTTCTCGCGCTGTCGACTCGGGCCAAAACGTACGAAATAGCGCTCGAGCGAGCGCGAACCTCGTAG
- the pdxS gene encoding pyridoxal 5'-phosphate synthase lyase subunit PdxS, with protein sequence MSGETDLEELKRGTDLVKRGFARMQKGGVIMDVVNPEQARIAEDAGAVAVMSLEAVPADIRKRGGVARMADPADVTEIVDEVSIPVMGKSRIGHVKEAQILESVGVDMIDESEVLTPADDAYHIDKREFTAPFVCGARNLGEALRRIDEGAAMIRTKGEAGTGDVNQAVHHQRTIKGAIRELEGMTHEERESYARDIEAPAELVHETAEMGRLPVVNFAAGGIATPADAALMMHHECDGIFVGSGIFGAENPPEMAEAIVEATNNWDDADRLAAISSNLGEGMKGDANADLPEEERLQDRGV encoded by the coding sequence ATGTCAGGAGAGACCGACCTCGAGGAACTAAAACGCGGAACCGACCTCGTCAAGCGTGGGTTCGCCCGGATGCAAAAGGGTGGCGTGATTATGGACGTCGTCAACCCCGAACAGGCCAGAATCGCGGAGGACGCCGGTGCAGTCGCCGTGATGTCGCTCGAGGCCGTTCCGGCAGATATCCGCAAGCGCGGCGGCGTCGCTCGGATGGCCGATCCCGCGGACGTCACGGAGATCGTCGACGAAGTGTCGATTCCGGTGATGGGAAAATCCCGGATCGGCCACGTCAAAGAGGCACAGATCCTAGAATCGGTCGGCGTCGACATGATCGACGAGAGCGAGGTGCTGACACCCGCCGACGACGCCTACCACATCGACAAGCGCGAGTTCACCGCGCCGTTCGTTTGCGGTGCCAGAAACCTCGGTGAGGCGCTTCGCCGGATCGACGAGGGCGCGGCGATGATCCGGACCAAAGGCGAGGCCGGAACCGGGGACGTCAACCAGGCCGTCCACCACCAGCGCACGATCAAGGGTGCGATCCGCGAACTCGAAGGGATGACCCACGAGGAACGCGAGTCCTACGCCCGCGACATCGAAGCCCCCGCAGAACTGGTCCACGAGACCGCTGAGATGGGGCGTCTCCCGGTCGTCAACTTCGCGGCTGGCGGCATCGCAACGCCGGCGGACGCGGCGCTCATGATGCACCACGAGTGTGACGGTATCTTCGTCGGCAGCGGGATCTTCGGTGCGGAGAACCCGCCGGAGATGGCCGAAGCCATCGTTGAGGCGACGAACAACTGGGACGATGCCGACCGACTCGCCGCGATCTCGAGTAACCTCGGCGAGGGAATGAAAGGGGACGCAAACGCCGACCTGCCCGAAGAAGAGCGCTTGCAGGATCGCGGCGTCTAG